The DNA region AGGCCGGAACAGCGGTGCGGACCAGTCCACGGTGACCGTTGTCGCCAGCGACAGATCATGGCTGCTGGCATAGTGGGCAATCTGCGTGGGCGTGATGCGTGACAGGGCCGCCATGACCCTGGCCTCGGCGCGGATCTGAAAGCGTGTACTGCCCTGTTCGTCCACCGGCACCTGCCAGGTTGCCAGCATGCCGGGCAGGAAATTGGCATGAGACAGCCCGCTGAACAATTCGCTGCGTACCGGCAGCGCCCCCTCGCGGATCTCGTCGTCGCTGCGGAACATCTGCTCGTCCAGACCCAGCTGCCATTGCAGGTCCAGCAGATTGCCGCGCGTTCGGTTGAGCACCCGATACTCCTGCAATGGATAGCGCAGGGTGGTGGAGCGGGTTTCGCCAGACTGCCGGCTCTCCCCCAGGGAAACGCCGGCACTGCTGCCGTGCAGGGACAGTCCGGCCTGGAGCTGCCGCTGCTGCGTCGCACTGCGGCTGATATCGACCGTGGTCCCGCGCGCCTGATTTCTCGGCTCATGCTCCAGCAATTGCAGATGGGCAGGGCCATCCGGCTCGATCGTGATGGCATAGTGGCCGGCATAAGGCCCGAACCAGCTGTGCCGCAAGGTCCGGCCACGATCCAGCGTCAACTGCTGATGCTGCTGCGGGGACAGATGCCAGCCGCTGCCCCCGGCCTCACCGGCGCCCAGCGACAGGCGCAGATACTTGCCGGCCGGCCAGCCGGGCGGTGCCCCCGGGCTGTCGGAAGAAAAATGATCCAGACGCAGACGGGTCTGGAATGTCGCCCTGCCCTCGCAGGCATCTTGCGGATTCTCCAGACTGATGCGCCCCAGAAACCCCTTGCCGATATCCCGCGCCAGCGGACAAGGCTGCGGACCGTGCACCAGCGTCAGTGACAGGGTATGTGCGGTCAGCGTCTGGCTGAGGCCGAGGCTGCGCCGTATGCGCCGGGGCGAGTGCTGTTGTTCGCGCCAGGCGGCGGCGAGCTGCGGCGCACTGCCCGCCTGACCGGCCAGCACGGCCAGACTGCCATCCGGCTGGCGCGACACCAGCAGAAGCGGCAAGGACACTGACAGCCCCAGCCATCGGCGCGTGAGCATCGCCGCCTCAGCAAGGCCCGCGACCCGCTGATCGAAAACCAGCGGCCCCTGTCCGGGCTGCGGCAAGGGGGGAAAGGGTTGACCCGGCATCAGCGTCAGCGGCCGGGCCGCCTGACCGGCCAGCGCAGCCAGCAAGGCGGCGGCATCCGGCGTCATCGCCATAAGCGAGGTACTGAACAGCAAGGGGGCAGTATGCAGACAACGGGAATAGCGCATGATCGTCTCCTGACAAGAAGAGCGTTCACGCTAGCCAAGCTGACGCACGCAGGCCAGTTGGCGCGGCAGGGGCCGGAAACAAAAACACCCCGCCATCGGGCGGGGTGTCGTCATCGGCCGTCAGCCTCAGGCTGGCTGGGTCGGGATGGCGTGCTGCAGCTCGGTCATCTGGTTCTTGTCATCGACAAAGACCAGACGCGGGCGCAGCCCGGCGAGTTCATGCTCCTCGTACTGGGCAAAGGTGGCGATGATCAGCAGGTCGCCCACCGCCGCACGACGCGCCGCCGAGCCATTGACCGAAATGATGCCGGAGCCGCGCTCGGCCTTGATGGCGTAAGTGGCAAAGCGCTCGCCGTTGGTGACATTCCAGATCTGGATCTCTTCGAATTCGCGGATGTCGGCGGCTTCGAGCAGGTTTTCGTCAATGGCGCAGGATCCGATGTAGTGCAGTTCGGAATGCGTGGCGGTGACGCGGTGCAGCTTGGATTTCAGCATGGTACGTTGCATAGGGCTCTCCTTCAGGCGCGGCGCACGTCGATATTGTCGATCAGGCGGGTCTTGCCCAGGCGGGCAGCGACCAGCACCACAACGTGTTTCTCACCGGCATGGGCAATTTCCAGGGTATCGGCCTGACGGACCTCGACATAGTCGACCTGCCAGCCATGGGCTTCCAGATCCTGTCTGGCACGGCATTCCATGTCGGCATAGTCATGGTCGCCGGCCAGCAGGCGATCACGGATTTGTGTCAGGTTGCGATACAGGCGCGGGGCCTCGGCACGTTCTTCCGCGCTCAGATAGCCATTGCGCGAGGACAGCGCCAGTCCGTCCGCCGCACGGCCGGTATCGACGCCGACAATCTCGATGTCCACATCCAGATCCGCCACCATGGCGCGGATCACGTGCAGTTGCTGGAAGTCCTTCTTGCCGAAGCAGGCGACATCCGGCTTGACGATATTGAACAGCTTGGTCACCACCGTGGCCACGCCACGGAAATGCCCGGGACGGAATGCCCCGCACAGCTCATTCTGGATATGCGGCGGCTCGACGTTGAAGTCCTGCTTCACGCGCGGGTAGAGCTCGTGCTCATCGGGGAAAAACAGCACATCGACGCCGGCGTCGATCAGCTTCTGGCAATCGGCCTCGAAGGTACGCGGATAGGCACCAAAATCCTCACCCTGACCGAACTGCAGCCGGTTGACGAAGATGCTGACCACCACTTTCGGCGCCTGGCGATGTGCTTCGCTCACCAGCGCCAGATGCCCTTCATGCAGATTACCCATGGTCGGAACAAATGCCACCCGGCCAGCCGTCTTGCGCCAGGCGCGCATGTCGGCGATCGTGCGGATGATTTCCATTTTTATGTCAGTCCTTTCAGAAGCAATGTTCGGGCGCCGGGAAACTCTGATCTTTCACCGCACGCACATAGGCGGCGACAGCGTCCTGAATGCTGTCGGCCCCCTGGAGGAAATTCTTGACGAAGCGGGCCTTCTTGCCCGGATAGACGCCCAGCATGTCATGCAGCACCAGCACCTGGCCCCCGACGTCGACGCCGGCACCGATACCGATGGTCGGTACGGGCACGGCCTGGCTGATGCGGCCGGCCAGTTCGGCCGGCACACACTCCATCAGCACCAGACTGGCGCCCGCTTCGGCCAGGGAGGTGGCATCGTGCAGGATGCGCTCGGCATCGGACTCGCTCTTGCCCTGGACGCGATAACCGCCAAAGGCATTGACGAACTGGGGCGTCAGGCCGATGTGCGAGCACACCGGAATACCGCGCTCCACCAGGAAGCGGGTGGTCTCCGCCATGAAGGCGCCGCCTTCCAGCTTGACCATATGCGCGCCGGCCTGGATCAGCCGTGCCGAGCTGGCAAACGCCTGCTGTGGCGATTCCTGGTAGCTGCCGAACGGCAGGTCGGCCAGAATCAGGGCCCGCTTGGCACCGCGCGCCACACAGCGTGTGTGGTAGACCATGTCGTCCAGGCTCACCGGCAGGGTTGAATCGTTGGCCTGCACGACCATGCCGAGCGAGTCGCCGATCAACAGAATATCGACGCCGGCCTCATCCAGCAGGGTGGCAAAGCTGGCGTCGTAGCAAGTCAGCATGGCGATCTTCTGACCTTCCTGTGCCATCTTGCCCAACGTGCTCACAGTCATTTTCATGCCCATCATCCTCGTGGCGTCGGAACTCAGACGCTTTTATTGAAGTAGCTGCGTTGTCCGCGCATCTCGTTGATGCAGCGCAACAATAAATCAAAATCTTCCTGATTATCAATCAGATTCAGGTGGTCGGTATTGACGATCAACAGCGGTGCCGCCTCGTAGTCATAGAAGAACTGGCTATAGGCCTCATGCACTCGCTTGATGTAGCCATCGGGGAAGCTGGCCTGCTCGCGTGCCGCCAGCCGGCTGTTCAGTGTGTCCGGCGAGGCCTCGAGATAGATCACCAGATCGGGTACCGGATGTTCGACCTGCAGGGCGGCCGCCAGACGGCGGTACAGCGCCAGCTCGTCGCGATCCAGATTGATGCCGGCAAACAGGTCATCGCGCTCGAACATGAAGTCG from Paludibacterium sp. B53371 includes:
- a CDS encoding deoxynucleoside kinase, which gives rise to MNTKRYVVVEGPIGAGKSTLARRLADHWGMQLVAERPEENPFLPRFYSQFQHHALSAQLSFMLARREIAAQMQHGELMNQPRVADFMFERDDLFAGINLDRDELALYRRLAAALQVEHPVPDLVIYLEASPDTLNSRLAAREQASFPDGYIKRVHEAYSQFFYDYEAAPLLIVNTDHLNLIDNQEDFDLLLRCINEMRGQRSYFNKSV
- a CDS encoding ricin-type beta-trefoil lectin domain protein; the encoded protein is MRYSRCLHTAPLLFSTSLMAMTPDAAALLAALAGQAARPLTLMPGQPFPPLPQPGQGPLVFDQRVAGLAEAAMLTRRWLGLSVSLPLLLVSRQPDGSLAVLAGQAGSAPQLAAAWREQQHSPRRIRRSLGLSQTLTAHTLSLTLVHGPQPCPLARDIGKGFLGRISLENPQDACEGRATFQTRLRLDHFSSDSPGAPPGWPAGKYLRLSLGAGEAGGSGWHLSPQQHQQLTLDRGRTLRHSWFGPYAGHYAITIEPDGPAHLQLLEHEPRNQARGTTVDISRSATQQRQLQAGLSLHGSSAGVSLGESRQSGETRSTTLRYPLQEYRVLNRTRGNLLDLQWQLGLDEQMFRSDDEIREGALPVRSELFSGLSHANFLPGMLATWQVPVDEQGSTRFQIRAEARVMAALSRITPTQIAHYASSHDLSLATTVTVDWSAPLFRPELPLQVRAWRHDAQYCLTWHREGGEVSGRACDQSSGQGWALNRQRQLYAVARPVLCLTLARDGRLRSERCQPGGHFEWRWQGEHQDRLVNLLQEQVLSIRAENRQAGAALLGLGRQCDDPLQPACAWRAYPLTPASGGITP
- the panD gene encoding aspartate 1-decarboxylase, with amino-acid sequence MQRTMLKSKLHRVTATHSELHYIGSCAIDENLLEAADIREFEEIQIWNVTNGERFATYAIKAERGSGIISVNGSAARRAAVGDLLIIATFAQYEEHELAGLRPRLVFVDDKNQMTELQHAIPTQPA
- the panB gene encoding 3-methyl-2-oxobutanoate hydroxymethyltransferase; translated protein: MKMTVSTLGKMAQEGQKIAMLTCYDASFATLLDEAGVDILLIGDSLGMVVQANDSTLPVSLDDMVYHTRCVARGAKRALILADLPFGSYQESPQQAFASSARLIQAGAHMVKLEGGAFMAETTRFLVERGIPVCSHIGLTPQFVNAFGGYRVQGKSESDAERILHDATSLAEAGASLVLMECVPAELAGRISQAVPVPTIGIGAGVDVGGQVLVLHDMLGVYPGKKARFVKNFLQGADSIQDAVAAYVRAVKDQSFPAPEHCF
- the panC gene encoding pantoate--beta-alanine ligase, which encodes MEIIRTIADMRAWRKTAGRVAFVPTMGNLHEGHLALVSEAHRQAPKVVVSIFVNRLQFGQGEDFGAYPRTFEADCQKLIDAGVDVLFFPDEHELYPRVKQDFNVEPPHIQNELCGAFRPGHFRGVATVVTKLFNIVKPDVACFGKKDFQQLHVIRAMVADLDVDIEIVGVDTGRAADGLALSSRNGYLSAEERAEAPRLYRNLTQIRDRLLAGDHDYADMECRARQDLEAHGWQVDYVEVRQADTLEIAHAGEKHVVVLVAARLGKTRLIDNIDVRRA